Below is a window of Plasmodium gaboni strain SY75 chromosome 6, whole genome shotgun sequence DNA.
atatgtattatataatataatgtacagtatatattatatttatattattaatataattattattcattataaatccgaagaaataaaaatatggGCCTTAAGAAAATTACAAActtatatttaaagaaagAAATAGAAGAGaggaaaatatatttgcataatgtataataaaaagaaaaataaatatataatacaaattcttttttctttcttagtttctttttttttttatgtataataaatgaattgCTTTATAAAGAACTATTATTAAGTATAAATATCAATATGAAagttatataataatatatatatcgaaaaaaaaaaatatatatatataaaaatttatgataatattatatatgtatatatttcataaattataatttattattatgtaatatttaaaacttacaaatttataagaaatatatatatatttatagttataaataaatattatatatatatatatatatatatatatatatatatatatatataatatgtgatatacatatataatacaatatatatattttttatattattttatatttttattttattttctttatttttttaatttattttatatgtatatatttttagatTTTTATAGTTTgttaaatttttatgtgagcatatattttgttcatgtagaaaaaatttatatttgaaaagagaaattgtattatttttgtagcttttgaaaaaagaaaagaaagtaaagaaaaaaaagaaaaaaaaagtaagGGGAAGcacatttattatatccctaatgaatgtatataatgttatatatatatatatatatatatatatatatatatataaagaattaataaaatatatatatatatatatatatacatactTAACTATGATGTAATAATTGTAATATTGTAAAAATAGATATActtattatatgtatatatattttacatatatatttatacagagtgatatatacatatatatatatatatatatatatatatatataaaaggTGTGACTTAATGATTTGcctttctttttttttttttttttttattggaaaaaagtaaatttatatataataaagagTTAACGATATTGATTCATAATAGATTATTATAAagtatatatgtatatatgaCAATTTTCTTGtttgtataaaaaaaaaataagtaattataatatatgtaatagaatataatatatttatgtaatatgttttgaagaaaagaagaaaaaaaaaaaattgataCATATAACAAGAAAAATAGCAATTCTTCATATTATAAGAGAATTATGtgtaattttataaaaaagggTATTAGGTTTAATGgagataaatatattttcctttttgatatatttataaagaaatatttattaaatgtatttataacaaatatattatggGAAGAAgagaataatatatgttttataaatagattaaaaaataaaagaaagaaaagtattttatttcttaaagaagaatatttacgatatttaatgataataaataaggaagagaagaataaaaagaaacgattaaaaaaaatatatgaatgtATAAAAGTATTTTCTATTAAAGAGTTTCGATGGCTTATCAATAAGTtggaaataatatatttttattttttttgtcatttattacttttatgtatttttcaaaatatttttttacttaCATACATGAgtaaagaatattttttaaaaaacatacatgattatatgataaatattttatccaatgatattaaatttaatacATCAATTGAATATACACATAATGATAAGTATGAACAAAAATGTATAACAATGGCTTATTAtgattttcttttaaaCAAGAAAGGAAAGTTAAAGAAGAGGAACaaatatgatgatataaaaaatatagaacCTTTATCAGAAAAGAATAAGAATTTGTATTCctattataatttttcacCTGTTTTTCCTTCTATGTCTTCATcagatataataaatgttaatagaaatgataaaatatcaaatattttatggaatgataaatatattcatcCATTAAATCATGACAAtaggaaaaaaaagaatatccccctaaatattaatagaaatattcttatgaataattatacataCAGAAAACATATTAGgaattatatgattaaaaagagaataaatgatatgattttatataatttgaagaatatatttgaaaaaataaataatattgagaaattaacaaatataaataattttatgaattTTAAAAAGGAATATGAAAAGGTTTTcaaagaaatatataataatagtaattATGATCCAAGTGActatatgttattattatctaatAATTCGAAGGAACAtactttatataataatataaataatgatgaatatatgtataaaaagTTTTGTAATTTTATTTCACAAGTAAAggaaattaaaaaagaaagagAACAAAAAGGagaaaaggaaaaagaaaataaaaaaggaaaagataataaccaagaaaaaaataataaccaagaaaaaaataataaccaagaaaaagataataaagaaGGAGAAAAATACGATGAAGAAGATAATTATATGGATGTTAACGAGTGGAACCATAAGAAATTTGAAcgttataataatatttatcCGAGTGAccataaatattttttaagtGAGGATAAAAACTATGAAACTTCCTACTATTCAAACAATCCGATTAATTTTGATAAGAGTGATATATATGAGAATGATATGGATGAAGGATTATATTATAGctcatattataataatgatataacatataatagTACTGTTTATAAAAGAATGTTAAACGAAGTTGTCCATCCAACTTTGGAGAGTAACGATGTGAAGAAGACatcattaaataatgataatataaaaaataaagaatcTAATGTTTATGAaattaatgatataatatatcaattaaatggtgataaaaaaatgaacacCAATATGTGTGAAAAAAGaggaaataaaatttttgattcaaataattttaataatattaatgaaaagaagaagaaaatattagatgaaaatgaaatgataacaattgataataatatagataagaaagagaatattttatttccGTATGTTCATATggaaatattaaaagataatgaaatgaatataacaaaatattataaagataaaCATTATTACGGTCAATATAAgtatgatgaaaatatatatatatatgatttgATTGTATTAGATACTTCtggatatatatacaaaGTATCGACAGATGGGAATTATTACTGGAAACAAAAAATTGTAGATCATATACAAGACTATTCAAATattgaagaaaaagatGATGAACAGAAGGtattgaaaaaaagaaataaattaaaagaaaatgacATGCATGAAagtaatagtaataataataataataagtatgaaaataataactACTATATGAAGgtaaatgataaaaataaatatgataatgaaaataatttaacTGTACAAAATGACATAAACATTTCGGATAGTACTAAAGTGCATCCAAACAATTAcgtattaaaaaaaaatggtTATGATATTAATTATGATTCAAAAAGAGCGTTAAAAATATCTCCTTATCatgattattttaatacatCCATTATATATGGTattaataaagataaattAAAAGGATCTAAACCTTTATATAGgaacaatataaaaacaaatgatgataataaaaaattaagagaaaacaaaattaaaGGCAAAAGATTAGTTTCAAATTATTTAGgtaatttattttatataaatgaaaataatgaagTTATACcattaaatattaatattaaagatGTTGTAAATAATTCTCCATTTAAATCCCCTTTGTTTCCaaatatgatatttattGGTTCAAGAGAATCGACTATAATTAATTTAGATTATGACACCGGTAAGGTACTAAGAAAATATGATGAAGCATCTAATGAATTGCTAGacaaacaaaaaagaaaaaaatccagaaaaaataaaattataaaaaatgtgaaacatataaatgatgatatgAATTCATATAAAGAAGATAGTCCAAATGTAGAGGACTTATCCTTTATAGAGGGTGggaagaaaaagaaaagtGTTTTAGAAAGTGAGAAAATAGAAATGGAATCTTCAAATAATGAAGGGAATATGAATAAAGGATTTGTTTGTGAAAAggatgataatataaataattatgataatgatgaagatgatgaaTTGTATGAGCAATATGAAGACAAcaatgataataataataatgataatatttattatgataataataataataataatagttatgattacaattattatgatCACAATATTAATGGTAATATTAGtgatgatatattaatacattcaaaaaatgaattattaaataatacatattcaaataaaaCAAATGTAAAGGATGAAAActcaaataataatgaatcATTTCTCAATAATATTGATGGGATGAATAATTGTAAATTGTTACCAAAAagaaatatgaaaaaaaatagaaaaaagGATCTATTTAAAAGACTTGTGATAAGTACAAATAAAATGAGCATGTTATTGAATAGACATCGCTTATTTAATCGTAGTTTAGAAAGGATGAGAAGAAGTATTAAAAGAGGAGAGAATAAAAGAATACTAAAGAAACGTCAATTACAAATAAGTTTAATAAAATGGGTAATCAAAGCAGTAGATGAGAAtacattaaaaaagaaatggATAACAACTTGGGTTGATGTTGGATCTATATTTATGACAGATGTATATAGTCACGATGCGTCATTTATAAATTCTTTAATTGAAATTgttgataataaattaatattaagACCAATAGAAAAGGACAAAATGAAAAGTACTACATATCAATCTTTAAAGATTATGAATAATGACACTGATGAAATGCAAATGTATGGAGATAAGGATATGAAATATGAAGTTATTAATAATGTggataatatgaataatataaacaatatgaataatatgaacaatgtgaataatataaacaatatgaataatatgaacaatatgaataatatgaataatattctCAATGATAgtttaaaaaattcaattaataataaagatgatTCAAACATAAAATCtaaaatatttatcttttCAGAATCCATATCGTCCGTTTTTGCagtaaaatataaaaacatatcaaatatattcaCATTAGATATTATAGCTAAAccaaatataaaattatacagtgattatgataatttgaataattttaCTTTTAATCCTGTACATGTAAAAAAAGAGAAGACACTCCTTTTGCCGTTTTCTAAGGACTTATCTGATTTAGATGGAGATAAATTTTCTTGCAGTTTtgaagataatataatatatggtaaaaaattaatacataGGTTAAATAGTATATCTGTAAATATTTCGTCTATAGAAAAAgatatgaaatatttattatcaaatataatatatgtatatgatAAGAATAAGAAGATTCCAATAcgttatatatatgatatgaagaatttaatatatgaatatcAAAAGgttaaaaaagaatttttatatcatttacCTTGGGATGAAGAAAATCAGAAATATTTAAGTCAAACGGATAATGTATTGAATAATAGTATAGTAGATAATAGAGGAAGAAAAGGTccaatttttatatgtgaatatataaacaaatttatggatttatattttgaagaaaatgatatttGTTATGATTATTGTTCTATGTTAAATATATGGgataaaatttttaataatacaGTTAATGATGGagatattatattattatcaaattTGCATCGTGTTGTTCATAATgcttttaaaaataataataataataataataaatataataacaatattaattttgacaataatagaaattataattattattatagtAGTACTAGTACAAGTCgtagaaatatttataacattgataattattattataatatgagAGATTATAATACTTTGTGGGAAGACAgacataatatattaatgaatGGAGAAAactttttaattaataGAAGTACTGATAAGGTTTTTTCAAGTggtaaaaataatgaacTGAAAGAATTTACATCTATTAGATATAAGAGAAGAAGATGGTATTGGAGAGTATTTTATACTATTAtgttcataatttttttcccagtattatttatatatagaagaattattaaaagaagaaaaggTACTAAAACTAATAAAATAGGTACAAGTAGTAATAATAAGTTGATGAAAAGGAATCGAACTTTTAAAGATTATgaagatgatgatgatgatgatgatattaacaataataataatataattagCGAAGATGAAGAAGACGATTTAGATATGAATTATGATTTAATATTTGATGATGATAGATTAAaagttaaaaaaataaaacaaatgagaaaaaatcacaataataataataataataataatagtagtagtagtagtagGTTTATATCCaaattaagaaatataaatttacCTAATATCGATTTAgatttaattaaaaaaagtCATGCGAAAAAAATGGATACTTTTGAACAGCCAACTCTTGTTGATATTTTAGCTAGACATGCAAGAGATACTACACATAATGATGGTGGATCTTATTATCCTTTTAATGAAAATCAAACGTATAATATGTTATCATTAAATTATGGTTGGGGTGGTAATAATAAGCATATGAATGTTGAAAGGCCGTCAGAATATAATATGGGTAATATATCTCATGAGTTAAATTATAACAGTATAAGAACGTTAggtgataataataaaatatcaCCATATGAattagatatatatgagaaagaattatttcatttatatagAAGAAGAGCAGCATCTCAGGATGtaatgaataaaaaatcatTTGTTATGAAAAAACGTATACGTAGTAGTTATAAAGTTGGTAGTAGCAATAAATATcataagaaaaattatacagataatgaaaaggataagaaaaaatatggtagttataaagaaaagcatataaatgaaaaaatgtttgataaaaaagaatttcTAAACTTTTTAACTAATTTTAATAAGAAGTttatgaagaaaaattCTTTGGTGGatcatttaataaagaTGAATGATAAGACAGAAGATAATTATGATGGTTATAATAGTAGTGGtagtaaatataataatatgaatgatgATGACGAAATGTGGGGTACTAAAAGGTAtactaataataaaaataataatagtgattatgacaataataataatatgaaaaataaaaaatattcaaataagaaatataataataataataataataacaatattgaagataataacaaatatgTAGATGATAGGAAATATCGaaataaaagtataaaagaagataaagattatacaaatgattattataatatacaatcgaataataataaaataaataacaatcaaatgaaaaataaaatagataCTATTAGAAATAATAGTCATGATAAATTaggtaataataaaagttCAAGTGCTAGGAATTTGTCTTTAATACAAACATCTCATATACCATATGATGCTCCATTAGCAGATTTTTTAGAAAATGGAAGATTTTTAAGAACGTTCgaaaatatttctttaataGGGCAAGGAGGATTTGGTTCTGTTTATAAAGTATCCCATCGATTAGAACCTGGATCTCCAACATATGCAgttaaatttatttatttaaaagtAAGTTCATTAGATAATGTAAGTTCAAGAAGATATTTTCGTGAAATCGCAGCTAATAGagatatatatagtaaGCATGTTGTTCGTTATTATACATGGTGGTGTGAAGAACCTCAATTTTTGCCTATGCACCTCATGCCAAAAGAAATTCAAAACTTAgtaaaaaagaataaagatacgtttaaaaaaaagcttactaaaaataaaaagcataataacaataatataagtgataataataataataataataatgataataatagtagTTGTTATAGTGTTAGTAGTTATAATTCTAGTATTAATAGtaattataagaatatgAAATTATGGATAAACAAGAAAGAAAATTGTACtgatatgaaaaaatataaagatgttatcaaaaagaataatgcacctaatttaattttttatagtGATAATGATGGATTAACATCTAAGAATAAGGAAAATCCTGAGAAAAAGCAAAATCCATTTTTGAgtgataaaaattt
It encodes the following:
- a CDS encoding protein kinase PK4; translation: MCNFIKKGIRFNGDKYIFLFDIFIKKYLLNVFITNILWEEENNICFINRLKNKRKKSILFLKEEYLRYLMIINKEEKNKKKRLKKIYECIKVFSIKEFRWLINKLEIIYFYFFCHLLLLCIFQNIFLLTYMSKEYFLKNIHDYMINILSNDIKFNTSIEYTHNDKYEQKCITMAYYDFLLNKKGKLKKRNKYDDIKNIEPLSEKNKNLYSYYNFSPVFPSMSSSDIINVNRNDKISNILWNDKYIHPLNHDNRKKKNIPLNINRNILMNNYTYRKHIRNYMIKKRINDMILYNLKNIFEKINNIEKLTNINNFMNFKKEYEKVFKEIYNNSNYDPSDYMLLLSNNSKEHTLYNNINNDEYMYKKFCNFISQVKEIKKEREQKGEKEKENKKGKDNNQEKNNNQEKNNNQEKDNKEGEKYDEEDNYMDVNEWNHKKFERYNNIYPSDHKYFLSEDKNYETSYYSNNPINFDKSDIYENDMDEGLYYSSYYNNDITYNSTVYKRMLNEVVHPTLESNDVKKTSLNNDNIKNKESNVYEINDIIYQLNGDKKMNTNMCEKRGNKIFDSNNFNNINEKKKKILDENEMITIDNNIDKKENILFPYVHMEILKDNEMNITKYYKDKHYYGQYKYDENIYIYDLIVLDTSGYIYKVSTDGNYYWKQKIVDHIQDYSNIEEKDDEQKVLKKRNKLKENDMHESNSNNNNNKYENNNYYMKVNDKNKYDNENNLTVQNDINISDSTKVHPNNYVLKKNGYDINYDSKRALKISPYHDYFNTSIIYGINKDKLKGSKPLYRNNIKTNDDNKKLRENKIKGKRLVSNYLGNLFYINENNEVIPLNINIKDVVNNSPFKSPLFPNMIFIGSRESTIINLDYDTGKVLRKYDEASNELLDKQKRKKSRKNKIIKNVKHINDDMNSYKEDSPNVEDLSFIEGGKKKKSVLESEKIEMESSNNEGNMNKGFVCEKDDNINNYDNDEDDELYEQYEDNNDNNNNDNIYYDNNNNNNSYDYNYYDHNINGNISDDILIHSKNELLNNTYSNKTNVKDENSNNNESFLNNIDGMNNCKLLPKRNMKKNRKKDLFKRLVISTNKMSMLLNRHRLFNRSLERMRRSIKRGENKRILKKRQLQISLIKWVIKAVDENTLKKKWITTWVDVGSIFMTDVYSHDASFINSLIEIVDNKLILRPIEKDKMKSTTYQSLKIMNNDTDEMQMYGDKDMKYEVINNVDNMNNINNMNNMNNVNNINNMNNMNNMNNMNNILNDSLKNSINNKDDSNIKSKIFIFSESISSVFAVKYKNISNIFTLDIIAKPNIKLYSDYDNLNNFTFNPVHVKKEKTLLLPFSKDLSDLDGDKFSCSFEDNIIYGKKLIHRLNSISVNISSIEKDMKYLLSNIIYVYDKNKKIPIRYIYDMKNLIYEYQKVKKEFLYHLPWDEENQKYLSQTDNVLNNSIVDNRGRKGPIFICEYINKFMDLYFEENDICYDYCSMLNIWDKIFNNTVNDGDIILLSNLHRVVHNAFKNNNNNNNKYNNNINFDNNRNYNYYYSSTSTSRRNIYNIDNYYYNMRDYNTLWEDRHNILMNGENFLINRSTDKVFSSGKNNELKEFTSIRYKRRRWYWRVFYTIMFIIFFPVLFIYRRIIKRRKGTKTNKIGTSSNNKLMKRNRTFKDYEDDDDDDDINNNNNIISEDEEDDLDMNYDLIFDDDRLKVKKIKQMRKNHNNNNNNNNSSSSSRFISKLRNINLPNIDLDLIKKSHAKKMDTFEQPTLVDILARHARDTTHNDGGSYYPFNENQTYNMLSLNYGWGGNNKHMNVERPSEYNMGNISHELNYNSIRTLGDNNKISPYELDIYEKELFHLYRRRAASQDVMNKKSFVMKKRIRSSYKVGSSNKYHKKNYTDNEKDKKKYGSYKEKHINEKMFDKKEFLNFLTNFNKKFMKKNSLVDHLIKMNDKTEDNYDGYNSSGSKYNNMNDDDEMWGTKRYTNNKNNNSDYDNNNNMKNKKYSNKKYNNNNNNNNIEDNNKYVDDRKYRNKSIKEDKDYTNDYYNIQSNNNKINNNQMKNKIDTIRNNSHDKLGNNKSSSARNLSLIQTSHIPYDAPLADFLENGRFLRTFENISLIGQGGFGSVYKVSHRLEPGSPTYAVKFIYLKVSSLDNVSSRRYFREIAANRDIYSKHVVRYYTWWCEEPQFLPMHLMPKEIQNLVKKNKDTFKKKLTKNKKHNNNNISDNNNNNNNDNNSSCYSVSSYNSSINSNYKNMKLWINKKENCTDMKKYKDVIKKNNAPNLIFYSDNDGLTSKNKENPEKKQNPFLSDKNFSDSIYKKKKSHDYNSARHKLKKKKNKKKKSKKKRKSKIKTNAQGIYEESGQDDGRVHFQYKTGKEHLSKFIGKHNSMGFTQSFQEYDPFDNGYLSEEDRDLIVFADNEETNENANNMNNENMDLKNDNENNVVNDVYECDEDKNKDDNLLIKEKVNSLTRKDIVHIENEKPVLHAINNIKNKKVDLNGELTYYDYMGKNEIIPNSRTETNVESFHTNDMLNPKISVMNEEGGEYKKKENRTWGDTKSDGLYENGKDEKNDLGINKCITNKYIENDDNNNNNNIDENKKDIKKKKVSTKGNENLLAINDINNKEKRKKDDDINKNMEKIKSYKKKTAVPEFSIVLLLQMELCKGYTLRKWLDRSSRSDKPLHFTYGDKKMNHPLEFDLFKQLIKGLKDIHATCFIHRDLKPENIFVDPDTYTLKIGDLGLVRFIEEKKREKDFNNIDCYKDNIYTDINQNAITSQISIKGQIIGTPGYTAPEGGALCDEKADIYSAALILLELLCPRFTTIMERYKRLNDFRNYYTVPDYVKIHLNPWYILMLQMSKPNPADRPSAADLYSKIKVLLDPHLTDFAFSFNDIHNEHMNKQPQTTNHFERTSDNKEKFIMQSGEMINKVENEEKLPIIKVINDNVENVKNENNGADKL